A part of Candidatus Aminicenantes bacterium genomic DNA contains:
- a CDS encoding metallophosphoesterase: MARRAGRLGRPSAAALVLAALLLATACSVAAVPAASGRPQAAADPWRFAVISDTQGDNKDTPGKSGLNDEVVKALAEAIVREKIDFLLVSGDLTSGWFKNGGTPYETQYANWRKAMQPVFRAGIPVFPIRGNHDDGPERLAL; this comes from the coding sequence ATGGCCCGCCGGGCGGGCCGGCTTGGACGGCCGTCGGCCGCGGCGCTCGTTCTTGCGGCCCTTCTTCTTGCGACGGCCTGCTCCGTTGCCGCTGTCCCGGCCGCGTCGGGCCGGCCGCAGGCCGCGGCTGATCCTTGGCGATTCGCCGTCATCAGCGACACCCAGGGCGACAACAAGGATACGCCGGGGAAATCCGGCCTCAACGATGAGGTCGTCAAAGCCTTGGCCGAGGCGATCGTGCGGGAGAAGATCGATTTCCTGCTGGTTTCGGGAGACTTGACGAGCGGTTGGTTCAAGAACGGCGGGACGCCCTACGAGACCCAGTACGCCAATTGGCGGAAGGCCATGCAGCCCGTCTTCCGGGCCGGGATCCCGGTCTTCCCGATCCGCGGCAACCATGACGACGGCCCGGAGCGCCTGGCCCT
- a CDS encoding transglutaminase-like domain-containing protein, translating into MRMFQKIAAIFLMSAGLCLGVAAQASLEEQFQAANKELARCIEAKNWAGALDVLERQLGLADRSGDPAIRAGVLYNKTCCLALSGQKARALATAREAVKAGFTDYAKYAADSDLDALRPDSEFKVFLADVKARFGPRPLVWDESQAPPPFELTLDGPETPEFTEMRKEFSIDEVVAGAKDDYEKLRRLTEWVSTRWQHSSTQTASKIDPLTILREAKAGGRFICRDYAVVLAGVAKAYGMPARVLNLLPRDVETGNESHSVAEVWLEPFHKWVLADGQYGVIGELDGVPLSGLELQAAFAADKPVRCATGSAVCAEWKPFILRNAFYFKIADDQRSYRRSFKRQLVLVPKGSAEPHKFSGGNEGVFAGAVYTSNPGTFYLPPNPAPSKRPI; encoded by the coding sequence ATGCGCATGTTCCAAAAGATAGCGGCGATTTTCCTGATGAGCGCCGGCCTCTGTCTCGGCGTCGCGGCCCAGGCCTCCCTGGAAGAACAGTTTCAGGCCGCGAACAAAGAACTCGCCCGCTGCATCGAAGCCAAGAACTGGGCCGGGGCCCTGGACGTTCTGGAACGCCAGTTGGGCCTCGCAGACCGGTCCGGGGACCCCGCGATCAGGGCCGGCGTCCTTTATAATAAAACCTGCTGCCTAGCGCTTTCCGGGCAAAAAGCCCGCGCGCTCGCGACTGCCCGGGAGGCGGTTAAGGCCGGGTTCACGGATTACGCCAAGTACGCCGCCGATTCCGACCTCGATGCCCTGCGTCCGGACTCGGAATTCAAGGTCTTCCTGGCGGACGTGAAGGCCCGTTTCGGCCCCCGGCCGCTCGTCTGGGACGAATCGCAGGCGCCGCCGCCTTTCGAATTGACGCTGGACGGCCCGGAAACGCCGGAATTCACCGAAATGCGGAAGGAGTTTTCGATCGACGAGGTCGTGGCCGGAGCCAAGGACGATTACGAGAAGCTTCGCCGCCTGACGGAATGGGTCAGCACGCGCTGGCAGCACAGCTCGACCCAGACGGCATCAAAAATCGATCCGCTCACGATCCTTCGGGAGGCGAAGGCGGGCGGCCGTTTCATCTGCCGGGATTACGCCGTCGTCCTGGCCGGAGTCGCCAAGGCCTACGGCATGCCCGCGCGGGTGCTCAACCTTCTGCCCCGGGACGTGGAAACTGGGAACGAATCCCATTCCGTGGCCGAAGTCTGGCTCGAGCCGTTCCACAAATGGGTCCTGGCCGACGGCCAGTACGGAGTGATCGGAGAGCTCGACGGCGTGCCGCTCAGCGGCCTCGAGCTGCAGGCGGCGTTCGCCGCCGACAAGCCCGTCCGGTGCGCGACGGGATCCGCCGTCTGCGCCGAATGGAAGCCGTTCATCCTGCGGAATGCGTTTTACTTCAAGATCGCCGACGACCAGCGTTCCTACCGCCGCAGCTTCAAGCGCCAGCTCGTCCTGGTCCCCAAGGGCTCGGCCGAACCCCACAAATTCTCCGGCGGCAACGAAGGGGTTTTCGCGGGCGCCGTCTACACGTCCAATCCCGGGACGTTTTACCTGCCCCCGAATCCGGCGCCCTCCAAGCGGCCTATTTGA
- a CDS encoding alpha-galactosidase, with protein sequence MPRRKPLMTLGAILSFVFLSGPLAAVTPTKSEMAMVRTGSRPAFSFLYDGVRFRSLQSDWKYAESRTRLDSRRLQITRTYVDPRTALEARCVSVEYEDFPAVEWTVFLTNKGGAKSPVLKSIQGLDMRLPEEARGEAVLHWMRGDDNTGQSFAPQEKVFSPGRPDLITLAPNGGRSSDGVAPFFNAAWKGGGVAVAVGWTGQWQATCAREGDGAVYFWAGQQLTNLALNPGETVRTPRILLVFWEGSDPLRGNNLFRQLLIRHVLPRRAGELAFSPICASVNEVGPKGDYEGPHVRVMPALAERGYEAFWSDMDPQHWYPGGFPEGTGNWETDPAKYPRGLKPVADAAHKAGLDYLLWFEPERVHFGTKVQKEHPEWVMKPDKEWSQLFALHIPEARRWLTDLMDGFIKETRLDWMRWDFNVAPLGFWRRADAPDRQGMTENQYITGLYAMWDDLRARHPNLVIDVCAGGGRRIDLETLTRGLPLWHSDLQCEGSHPAADQLQNAGLFRWVPLHGTIALGYEPAYTFRSALTAGNIHVGTDPDGLINNAREHTAAEAKRSTAVYRRIRPFMIGDFYPLFPHLESEDVWFGYQFDRPDLEAGLALVFRRETCAGDSVSAELRGIDPGARYEVVFEDAGTVKTMPGAELARLKLSVPQAPGSALVFYKKIK encoded by the coding sequence ATGCCGAGACGGAAGCCGTTGATGACCCTAGGCGCCATTCTGTCCTTCGTATTCCTCTCCGGCCCCCTGGCCGCGGTGACGCCCACCAAGTCCGAGATGGCCATGGTTCGAACGGGGAGCCGGCCCGCCTTTTCGTTCCTTTATGACGGGGTGCGCTTCCGCAGCCTGCAGTCGGACTGGAAGTATGCCGAGAGCCGGACACGCCTGGATTCCCGCCGCCTGCAGATCACGCGGACATACGTCGACCCCCGCACGGCGCTGGAAGCGCGCTGCGTCTCGGTCGAGTACGAGGACTTCCCGGCCGTCGAGTGGACCGTGTTCCTGACGAACAAGGGCGGGGCTAAAAGCCCCGTCCTCAAGAGCATCCAGGGCCTGGACATGCGCTTGCCCGAGGAAGCCAGAGGCGAGGCCGTCCTCCATTGGATGCGCGGCGACGACAACACCGGGCAAAGCTTCGCGCCGCAGGAGAAGGTCTTCTCTCCGGGCCGGCCGGACTTGATCACCCTGGCCCCCAACGGCGGACGCTCGTCGGACGGGGTGGCGCCGTTCTTCAACGCGGCCTGGAAGGGGGGCGGCGTCGCCGTGGCGGTCGGATGGACGGGGCAGTGGCAGGCGACCTGTGCCCGCGAGGGGGACGGAGCCGTTTATTTTTGGGCCGGTCAGCAGCTGACGAATCTGGCGTTGAATCCCGGGGAGACGGTCCGCACGCCGCGCATCCTGCTCGTCTTCTGGGAGGGTTCCGATCCCCTGCGCGGCAACAACCTTTTCCGCCAGCTCTTGATCCGGCACGTCCTTCCGCGGCGCGCCGGGGAGCTCGCCTTTTCGCCGATTTGCGCCAGTGTCAACGAAGTGGGGCCGAAGGGCGACTATGAGGGGCCCCATGTGCGGGTCATGCCGGCCCTCGCGGAGCGCGGCTACGAAGCCTTCTGGTCGGACATGGATCCCCAGCATTGGTATCCCGGCGGCTTTCCCGAAGGGACCGGAAACTGGGAGACCGACCCGGCGAAATACCCCCGCGGCTTGAAGCCCGTCGCCGACGCGGCGCACAAGGCCGGACTGGACTATCTCTTGTGGTTCGAGCCCGAGCGGGTCCACTTCGGAACCAAAGTTCAAAAGGAGCATCCCGAATGGGTCATGAAGCCGGACAAGGAATGGAGCCAGCTCTTCGCCCTGCACATCCCGGAAGCGCGGCGATGGCTGACCGATCTCATGGACGGCTTCATCAAGGAAACGCGGCTCGACTGGATGCGCTGGGATTTCAACGTTGCGCCTCTCGGCTTTTGGCGCCGAGCCGACGCCCCGGACCGGCAGGGGATGACCGAAAACCAGTATATAACGGGTCTCTATGCCATGTGGGACGATCTGCGGGCGCGCCATCCGAACCTGGTCATCGACGTCTGCGCCGGCGGCGGCCGCCGCATCGACTTGGAGACCCTGACCCGCGGCCTGCCGCTCTGGCACAGCGACCTGCAATGCGAAGGGTCCCACCCGGCCGCCGATCAACTTCAGAACGCCGGGCTTTTCCGCTGGGTCCCGCTGCATGGCACCATCGCCTTGGGCTATGAGCCGGCCTACACCTTCCGCAGCGCCTTGACCGCCGGCAACATCCACGTGGGCACGGATCCGGACGGGCTCATCAACAACGCCCGTGAGCATACGGCCGCCGAGGCCAAGCGCTCGACGGCCGTTTATCGCCGCATCCGGCCGTTTATGATCGGCGATTTCTATCCGCTCTTCCCGCACCTTGAATCGGAAGACGTCTGGTTCGGCTACCAGTTCGACCGGCCCGACCTCGAGGCCGGCCTGGCTCTTGTCTTCCGCCGGGAGACGTGCGCCGGGGACTCCGTGTCGGCGGAGCTCCGGGGAATCGATCCGGGGGCCCGCTATGAAGTGGTGTTTGAGGACGCCGGGACGGTGAAAACGATGCCGGGCGCCGAGCTGGCCCGATTGAAGCTCTCCGTTCCCCAGGCTCCGGGTTCGGCTCTGGTGTTTTATAAGAAAATCAAATAG